A single genomic interval of Geotrypetes seraphini chromosome 1, aGeoSer1.1, whole genome shotgun sequence harbors:
- the FST gene encoding follistatin isoform X1 — protein MLNQRMQPGMLFFLTISVCHFMEDRTVRAGNCWLQQGRNGRCQVLYRTELSKEECCKTGRLGTSWTEEDVPNSTLFKWLIFNGGAPHCIPCKETCENVDCGPGKKCKMNKKNKPRCVCAPDCSNITWKGPVCGLDGKTYKDECALLKAKCKGQPELEVQYQGKCKKTCRDVLCPGSSTCVVDQTNNAYCVTCNRICPETTAPEQYLCGNDGITYASACHLRKATCLLGRSIGLAYEGNCIKAKSCEDIQCNPGKKCLWDFKLGRGRCAFCDELCPESKSDEAVCASDNTTYPSECAMKQAACSMGIILEVKHSGSCNSITEDPEEEEEEEDLDYYSFPKSSFHR, from the exons ATGTTAAATCAGAGAATGCAGCCGGGCATGCTTTTCTTTCTGACCATCTCCGTGTGCCACTTTATGGAGGATCGCACCGTTCGGG CTGGGAATTGTTGGCTGCAGCAGGGAAGGAACGGCCGCTGCCAGGTTCTCTACAGGACTGAACTAAGCAAGGAGGAATGCTGTAAGACCGGCAGGTTGGGCACTTCCTGGACTGAAGAAGATGTGCCCAACAGTACTCTCTTCAAGTGGTTGATTTTTAACGGGGGAGCTCCACACTGCATACCATGCAAAG AAACCTGTGAGAATGTGGACTGCGGACCTGGAAAAAAGTGTAAAATGAACAAGAAAAATAAACCGCGATGTGTTTGTGCTCCTGATTGCTCTAACATCACATGGAAAGGCCCTGTCTGTGGATTAGATGGCAAAACCTACAAGGACGAATGTGCTCTTCTCAAGGCCAAATGTAAAGGACAGCCAGAACTGGAAGTACAGTACCAGGGCAAATGCAAAA AGACCTGTAGGGATGTCTTGTGTCCAGGCAGTTCCACGTGTGTGGTGGATCAAACCAATAATGCCTACTGTGTGACGTGTAATCGGATTTGTCCGGAGACTACAGCCCCAGAACAGTATCTCTGTGGGAATGATGGGATAACTTATGCTAGTGCTTGTCACCTGAGGAAGGCTACCTGCCTGTTGGGCAGATCTATTGGATTAGCCTACGAGGGAAACTGTATCA AAGCAAAATCATGTGAAGATATCCAATGCAATCCTGGGAAGAAATGTCTTTGGGATTTCAAGTTGGGTCGTGGTCGTTGTGCCTTCTGCGATGAGTTATGCCCGGAAAGCAAGTCTGATGAAGCAGTCTGTGCAAGTGATAACACCACCTATCCAAGTGAATGTGCTATGAAACAAGCAGCTTGCTCCATGGGGATTATTTTGGAAGTAAAACACTCTGGATCTTGTAACT CCATTACTGAAGATCcagaggaagaagaggaagaggaagacctGGACTACTACAGCTTTCCAAAATCTTCATTTCACCGGTAA
- the FST gene encoding follistatin isoform X2, protein MLNQRMQPGMLFFLTISVCHFMEDRTVRAGNCWLQQGRNGRCQVLYRTELSKEECCKTGRLGTSWTEEDVPNSTLFKWLIFNGGAPHCIPCKETCENVDCGPGKKCKMNKKNKPRCVCAPDCSNITWKGPVCGLDGKTYKDECALLKAKCKGQPELEVQYQGKCKKTCRDVLCPGSSTCVVDQTNNAYCVTCNRICPETTAPEQYLCGNDGITYASACHLRKATCLLGRSIGLAYEGNCIKAKSCEDIQCNPGKKCLWDFKLGRGRCAFCDELCPESKSDEAVCASDNTTYPSECAMKQAACSMGIILEVKHSGSCNSPLYSPI, encoded by the exons ATGTTAAATCAGAGAATGCAGCCGGGCATGCTTTTCTTTCTGACCATCTCCGTGTGCCACTTTATGGAGGATCGCACCGTTCGGG CTGGGAATTGTTGGCTGCAGCAGGGAAGGAACGGCCGCTGCCAGGTTCTCTACAGGACTGAACTAAGCAAGGAGGAATGCTGTAAGACCGGCAGGTTGGGCACTTCCTGGACTGAAGAAGATGTGCCCAACAGTACTCTCTTCAAGTGGTTGATTTTTAACGGGGGAGCTCCACACTGCATACCATGCAAAG AAACCTGTGAGAATGTGGACTGCGGACCTGGAAAAAAGTGTAAAATGAACAAGAAAAATAAACCGCGATGTGTTTGTGCTCCTGATTGCTCTAACATCACATGGAAAGGCCCTGTCTGTGGATTAGATGGCAAAACCTACAAGGACGAATGTGCTCTTCTCAAGGCCAAATGTAAAGGACAGCCAGAACTGGAAGTACAGTACCAGGGCAAATGCAAAA AGACCTGTAGGGATGTCTTGTGTCCAGGCAGTTCCACGTGTGTGGTGGATCAAACCAATAATGCCTACTGTGTGACGTGTAATCGGATTTGTCCGGAGACTACAGCCCCAGAACAGTATCTCTGTGGGAATGATGGGATAACTTATGCTAGTGCTTGTCACCTGAGGAAGGCTACCTGCCTGTTGGGCAGATCTATTGGATTAGCCTACGAGGGAAACTGTATCA AAGCAAAATCATGTGAAGATATCCAATGCAATCCTGGGAAGAAATGTCTTTGGGATTTCAAGTTGGGTCGTGGTCGTTGTGCCTTCTGCGATGAGTTATGCCCGGAAAGCAAGTCTGATGAAGCAGTCTGTGCAAGTGATAACACCACCTATCCAAGTGAATGTGCTATGAAACAAGCAGCTTGCTCCATGGGGATTATTTTGGAAGTAAAACACTCTGGATCTTGTAACT CTCCCCTGTATTCTCCCATATAG
- the FST gene encoding follistatin isoform X3: MLNQRMQPGMLFFLTISVCHFMEDRTVRAGNCWLQQGRNGRCQVLYRTELSKEECCKTGRLGTSWTEEDVPNSTLFKWLIFNGGAPHCIPCKETCENVDCGPGKKCKMNKKNKPRCVCAPDCSNITWKGPVCGLDGKTYKDECALLKAKCKGQPELEVQYQGKCKKTCRDVLCPGSSTCVVDQTNNAYCVTCNRICPETTAPEQYLCGNDGITYASACHLRKATCLLGRSIGLAYEGNCIKAKSCEDIQCNPGKKCLWDFKLGRGRCAFCDELCPESKSDEAVCASDNTTYPSECAMKQAACSMGIILEVKHSGSCN, encoded by the exons ATGTTAAATCAGAGAATGCAGCCGGGCATGCTTTTCTTTCTGACCATCTCCGTGTGCCACTTTATGGAGGATCGCACCGTTCGGG CTGGGAATTGTTGGCTGCAGCAGGGAAGGAACGGCCGCTGCCAGGTTCTCTACAGGACTGAACTAAGCAAGGAGGAATGCTGTAAGACCGGCAGGTTGGGCACTTCCTGGACTGAAGAAGATGTGCCCAACAGTACTCTCTTCAAGTGGTTGATTTTTAACGGGGGAGCTCCACACTGCATACCATGCAAAG AAACCTGTGAGAATGTGGACTGCGGACCTGGAAAAAAGTGTAAAATGAACAAGAAAAATAAACCGCGATGTGTTTGTGCTCCTGATTGCTCTAACATCACATGGAAAGGCCCTGTCTGTGGATTAGATGGCAAAACCTACAAGGACGAATGTGCTCTTCTCAAGGCCAAATGTAAAGGACAGCCAGAACTGGAAGTACAGTACCAGGGCAAATGCAAAA AGACCTGTAGGGATGTCTTGTGTCCAGGCAGTTCCACGTGTGTGGTGGATCAAACCAATAATGCCTACTGTGTGACGTGTAATCGGATTTGTCCGGAGACTACAGCCCCAGAACAGTATCTCTGTGGGAATGATGGGATAACTTATGCTAGTGCTTGTCACCTGAGGAAGGCTACCTGCCTGTTGGGCAGATCTATTGGATTAGCCTACGAGGGAAACTGTATCA AAGCAAAATCATGTGAAGATATCCAATGCAATCCTGGGAAGAAATGTCTTTGGGATTTCAAGTTGGGTCGTGGTCGTTGTGCCTTCTGCGATGAGTTATGCCCGGAAAGCAAGTCTGATGAAGCAGTCTGTGCAAGTGATAACACCACCTATCCAAGTGAATGTGCTATGAAACAAGCAGCTTGCTCCATGGGGATTATTTTGGAAGTAAAACACTCTGGATCTTGTAACT GA